From Brassica oleracea var. oleracea cultivar TO1000 chromosome C3, BOL, whole genome shotgun sequence, a single genomic window includes:
- the LOC106335096 gene encoding NADP-dependent malic enzyme 2: MGSTPAEVPCEDVADNRSGVGGGISDVYGEDLATLDQLVTPWVTSVASGYSLMRDPRYNKGLAFTDKERDAHYLTGLLPPVVISQEVQERKLMHNLRQYTVPLQRYMALMDLQERNERLFYKLLIDNVEELLPVVYTPTVGEACQKYGSIFRKPQGLYISLNEKGKILEVLKNWPQRGIQVIVVTDGERILGLGDLGCQGMGIPVGKLSLYTALGGIRPSACLPITIDVGTNNQKLLDDEFYIGLKQRRATGQEYADFLHEFMCAVKQNYGEKVLVQFEDFANHNAFDLLSKYMDSHLVFNDDIQGTASVVLAGLIAAQKVLGKSLADHTFLFLGAGEAGTGIAELIALKISKETGAPIEETRKKIWLVDSKGLIVSSRKESLQHFKQPWAHEYEPVKDLIGAVNAIKPTVLIGTSGVGQTFTKEVVEAMATNNEKPLILALSNPTSQAECTAEQAYTWTEGRAIFGSGSPFDPVEYNGKTYLPGQANNCYIFPGLGLGLIMSGAIRVRDDMLLAASEALAAQVTEENFANGLIYPPFSNIREISANIAASVAATTYDLGLASNLPRAKDLVKFAESCMYSPVYRNYR, encoded by the exons ATGGGAAGTACTCCGGCTGAAGTACCCTGCGAGGATGTCGCCGATAACAGGTCCGGCGTAGGAGGTGGTATCTCCGACGTCTACGGCGAGGATTTAGCCACCTTGGACCAGCTCGTCACTCCTTGGGTTACCTCCGTTGCCAG TGGATACTCGTTGATGCGTGACCCAAGATACAACAAGGGACTTGCGTTCACTGATAAAGAGAGAGATGCTCATTACTTAACTGGTCTTCTTCCCCCTGTTGTCATTAGCCAGGAAGTTCAG GAGAGGAAGCTGATGCATAATCTCCGTCAGTACACTGTTCCTCTTCAGCGTTACATGGCCCTCATGGATCTTCAG GAAAGGAACGAGAGGTTGTTCTATAAGCTTTTGATTGATAACGTGGAGGAGCTGCTTCCAGTTGTGTACACACCAACAGTTGGTGAGGCTTGCCAGAAGTATGGTAGCATTTTCAGGAAGCCACAGGGTCTTTACATCAGCTTGAATGAGAA GGGAAAGATTCTTGAAGTGTTGAAGAACTGGCCTCAGAGAGGGATTCAAGTTATTGTTGTCACTGATGGTGAGCGCATTCTCGGTCTGGGAGATCTTGGTTGCCAGGGAATGGGAATTCCAGTGGGGAAGCTTTCTCTTTACACAGCTTTGGGAGGAATCCGTCCATCAGCA TGCCTTCCAATCACTATTGATGTGGGTACAAACAACCAGAAGTTGCTGGATGATGAATTCTACATTGGCCTTAAACAGAGAAGGGCAACTGGGCAG GAGTATGCAGACTTTCTACACGAGTTCATGTGCGCTGTGAAACAGAACTACGGAGAGAAAGTGTTGGTGCAG TTTGAAGATTTTGCAAACCACAATGCGTTTGACCTTCTGTCTAAGTACATGGATAGTCATCTTGTCTTTAATGACGATATCCAG GGTACTGCATCCGTGGTGCTTGCTGGGCTTATTGCGGCTCAGAAAGTGCTTGGTAAAAGCCTTGCTGACCATACCTTCTTGTTCTTAGGTGCCGGAGAG GCTGGAACCGGTATAGCTGAGCTAATTGCTCTTAAAATTTCGAAAGAG ACCGGAGCTCCCATCGAGGAGACCAGGAAGAAGATTTGGCTCGTGGACTCCAAG GGACTTATCGTTAGCTCACGCAAAGAATCGCTTCAGCACTTCAAGCAGCCATGGGCGCATGAGTACGAACCTGTCAAGGACCTCATTGGTGCTGTGAAT GCAATCAAACCAACTGTTCTCATTGGAACCTCTGGTGTGGGTCAAACTTTCACAAAGGAAGTGGTTGAGGCCATGGCTACCAACAACGAG AAACCGTTGATTCTTGCTCTCTCAAACCCTACTTCTCAAGCTGAGTGTACCGCAGAACAGGCTTACACATGGACCGAG GGTCGTGCAATCTTTGGTAGTGGAAGCCCGTTTGATCCTGTTGAGTACAACGGCAAAACTTACTTGCCTGGCCAG GCAAACAACTGTTACATTTTCCCGGGTCTGGGACTTGGTTTGATCATGTCCGGTGCTATTCGTGTCCGTGATGACATGCTCCTCGCAGCTT CTGAAGCATTGGCGGCTCAAGTCACTGAAGAGAACTTCGCCAACGGTCTGATCTACCCACCATTCTCAAACATCAGAGAGATATCTGCTAACATTGCCGCCAGTGTGGCAGCAACAACCTATGACCTCG GATTGGCGTCGAACCTACCACGTGCAAAGGATCTGGTGAAGTTTGCCGAGAGCTGCATGTACAGCCCTGTCTACAGAAACTACCGTTAA